Proteins encoded together in one Anaerotignum faecicola window:
- the rpsP gene encoding 30S ribosomal protein S16, with product MSVRIRLKRLGAKKAPFYRIVVADSRTPRNGKSIAEIGYYDPTKEPVELKVNEEEAKKWLSTGAQPSDTAKALLKKVGVIAE from the coding sequence ATGTCAGTAAGAATAAGGTTAAAAAGGTTAGGCGCAAAAAAGGCTCCGTTTTATAGAATAGTTGTTGCAGATTCAAGGACGCCTAGAAATGGCAAGTCAATAGCCGAAATAGGTTACTATGATCCAACTAAAGAACCGGTTGAATTGAAAGTAAATGAAGAAGAAGCTAAAAAATGGCTCTCGACAGGCGCACAGCCTTCTGATACTGCAAAAGCTTTATTGAAAAAGGTAGGCGTTATCGCTGAATAA
- the ftsY gene encoding signal recognition particle-docking protein FtsY: MFDFLKKKKEDINKESAESLSGVSEEVCVQENIDDISEKTNADNEEKADKLNDADKEKESGGDETDVFTAETGVEESIYCENKNEQSGTPSGDDENGNITENFEENPEKTVIETEKNPEAEEIHKEKKGFFAKLKEGLNKTRNSILGGVDSVLGAFTKIDEDLFEELEEILIMADLGVETTMSIIENLRKRVKKEGVTDPSKIKGMLAEEITSILTEGTEDDYELNTPAVLLVIGVNGVGKTTTIGKLCSNLKSDGKSVLLAAADTFRAAAIDQLEVWGKRSGTDIIKHEENSDPAAVVFDAVNAAKNRKTDVLICDTAGRLHNKKNLMEELKKISKVIEREYPQANRETYLVLDATTGQNALQQAKLFKEVADITGIVLTKLDGTAKGGIVVAIKNELKIPVRYIGVGEGIGDLQKFNAENFAKALFGDE; the protein is encoded by the coding sequence ATTTTTGATTTTTTAAAAAAGAAGAAGGAAGATATAAATAAAGAAAGCGCGGAAAGCCTCAGCGGCGTCTCGGAAGAAGTTTGCGTGCAGGAAAACATAGATGATATTTCGGAAAAAACAAATGCAGATAATGAAGAAAAAGCTGACAAATTAAACGATGCAGATAAAGAAAAAGAGTCCGGCGGCGATGAAACAGATGTTTTTACAGCCGAAACTGGCGTTGAAGAAAGCATATATTGTGAAAATAAAAACGAACAAAGCGGCACACCTTCCGGCGATGATGAAAACGGGAATATTACTGAGAATTTTGAAGAAAATCCGGAAAAGACAGTCATAGAAACAGAAAAGAATCCGGAAGCCGAAGAAATACATAAAGAAAAAAAAGGATTTTTTGCAAAATTAAAAGAGGGGCTTAACAAAACCAGAAACAGTATATTAGGCGGAGTTGACAGCGTACTTGGCGCATTTACCAAGATTGACGAGGATTTGTTTGAAGAACTCGAAGAAATATTGATAATGGCTGATTTGGGCGTTGAAACTACTATGTCGATTATTGAAAATTTACGAAAGAGAGTTAAAAAAGAGGGGGTAACGGATCCTTCAAAGATTAAAGGAATGCTTGCCGAAGAAATTACGTCAATACTTACGGAAGGTACGGAGGACGATTATGAACTTAATACTCCGGCAGTCCTTCTTGTGATAGGCGTTAACGGGGTTGGAAAAACAACGACTATAGGAAAACTTTGCAGTAATTTAAAATCCGATGGAAAAAGCGTGCTTCTTGCCGCCGCCGACACTTTTAGGGCGGCGGCAATAGATCAGCTTGAGGTGTGGGGCAAAAGAAGCGGAACCGATATAATTAAGCATGAGGAAAACAGCGATCCGGCGGCAGTGGTGTTTGACGCCGTTAATGCCGCGAAAAACAGAAAAACCGACGTGCTTATATGCGATACTGCCGGAAGGCTGCACAATAAGAAAAATCTTATGGAAGAACTTAAAAAAATATCTAAAGTTATTGAAAGGGAGTATCCTCAGGCCAACAGGGAAACGTACCTTGTACTGGATGCCACTACCGGTCAGAACGCATTGCAGCAGGCAAAGCTTTTTAAGGAAGTTGCGGATATAACAGGAATAGTTTTAACGAAACTGGACGGTACGGCCAAGGGCGGAATTGTTGTCGCTATTAAGAACGAGCTTAAAATACCTGTGCGCTATATAGGCGTTGGAGAGGGAATCGGCGATTTACAGAAATTTAATGCCGAAAACTTTGCAAAAGCGCTTTTCGGAGATGAATAG
- a CDS encoding YlxM family DNA-binding protein, whose protein sequence is MMDEILRASMLFDFYGELLTDKQKSIFEMFYLNDLSLTEIGQELNISRQAVRDQLKRTEKILSEYEDKLMLLERFYEQKKLVRKIKSIVEDIENSSNLDSVNIIKIEEIKKIADEIID, encoded by the coding sequence ATGATGGACGAAATTTTAAGGGCGTCTATGCTCTTTGATTTTTATGGAGAGCTGCTTACCGACAAGCAAAAATCGATATTTGAAATGTTCTATCTGAACGACCTGTCGCTGACGGAAATAGGGCAGGAGCTTAACATAAGCCGTCAGGCTGTACGGGATCAGCTTAAAAGAACTGAAAAGATACTTTCGGAATATGAAGACAAGCTGATGCTGCTTGAACGGTTTTACGAACAGAAAAAACTTGTCAGAAAAATTAAGTCAATAGTTGAAGATATAGAAAATAGCAGTAATCTTGATTCCGTAAATATCATAAAAATAGAAGAAATAAAAAAGATCGCTGATGAAATAATTGATTAA
- the ffh gene encoding signal recognition particle protein produces the protein MAFENLSNKLQDVFKQLRGKGKLSESDVKAAMREVKIALLEADVNFKIVKQFINRVTERAVGSEVMESLTPGQQVIKIVNEELIELMGSTQSKLTFAPKPPTVYMMVGLQGAGKTTSSGKLAGQLKKQGKNPLLVACDVYRPAAIKQLQVVGKNYNIPVFEMGDQLSPVEISKKALEHASANRNDVILIDTAGRLHINEELMEELKEIKSAVRPQEILLVVDAMTGQDAVTVAESFDTQLGIDGIIMTKLDGDARGGAALSVRSVTNKPIKYIGMGEKMEDLEPFYPDRMASRILGMGDVLSLIDKVQRNIDEKEAMELEKRLRENDFTLEDFLSQMQQIKKMGPMKDLLGMIPGMNKINMDALDNVDTDKELRRVEAIIQSMTKEERLNPSILNGPRKKRIANGCGRNIADVNRLLKQFEDMKKMMKQMNNMTKGKKGKFRFPF, from the coding sequence ATGGCGTTTGAAAACCTTTCAAATAAGCTGCAGGACGTTTTTAAACAATTAAGAGGAAAAGGAAAACTCTCTGAAAGCGACGTTAAAGCGGCTATGCGCGAGGTTAAAATTGCGCTGCTTGAAGCCGACGTTAACTTTAAAATAGTTAAACAGTTTATTAACAGAGTAACGGAAAGGGCTGTCGGAAGCGAGGTTATGGAAAGCCTTACTCCGGGACAGCAGGTTATTAAAATAGTTAATGAAGAGCTTATCGAGCTTATGGGTTCAACCCAGAGCAAGCTTACTTTTGCTCCTAAACCGCCGACAGTTTACATGATGGTTGGCCTTCAAGGCGCCGGAAAAACTACGTCAAGCGGCAAGCTTGCCGGTCAGCTCAAAAAGCAGGGAAAAAATCCGTTGCTTGTAGCATGCGACGTTTACAGGCCGGCCGCCATAAAACAGCTTCAGGTTGTAGGGAAAAATTATAATATACCCGTTTTTGAAATGGGCGACCAGTTAAGCCCGGTTGAAATTTCAAAAAAAGCTTTGGAACATGCGTCTGCAAACAGGAACGACGTTATATTAATAGATACCGCCGGAAGGCTCCACATAAACGAGGAGCTTATGGAAGAACTGAAAGAGATAAAAAGCGCCGTACGGCCGCAGGAAATATTGCTTGTTGTAGATGCAATGACAGGGCAGGACGCGGTTACGGTTGCCGAAAGCTTCGATACACAGCTTGGTATTGACGGCATTATAATGACAAAACTCGACGGCGATGCAAGGGGCGGGGCGGCGCTTTCCGTGAGGAGCGTTACAAACAAGCCTATTAAATATATCGGAATGGGCGAAAAAATGGAGGATTTGGAACCGTTTTACCCGGACCGAATGGCAAGCCGCATACTGGGAATGGGCGACGTTTTAAGCCTTATTGACAAGGTTCAGCGCAATATTGATGAAAAGGAAGCTATGGAGCTTGAAAAGAGGCTTAGGGAAAACGATTTTACATTGGAAGATTTCCTTTCCCAGATGCAGCAGATAAAAAAGATGGGCCCTATGAAGGATCTCTTGGGAATGATACCGGGCATGAATAAAATAAACATGGATGCGCTTGACAATGTTGATACCGACAAAGAGCTGCGCCGTGTCGAGGCTATTATTCAAAGCATGACAAAAGAAGAAAGGCTTAACCCTTCCATACTGAACGGGCCGCGTAAAAAAAGGATCGCAAACGGCTGCGGAAGGAATATTGCCGATGTGAACAGGCTTTTAAAACAGTTTGAAGATATGAAGAAAATGATGAAACAAATGAATAACATGACTAAGGGCAAAAAGGGTAAATTCAGATTTCCCTTTTAA
- a CDS encoding KH domain-containing protein, with amino-acid sequence MKELLEVIAKNLVDHPEQVTVTEVQGERSLVLELKVAPEDMGKVIGKQGRIAKAIRTVVKAAAIHEDKHIVVEIVQ; translated from the coding sequence ATGAAAGAATTATTAGAAGTTATTGCAAAAAATCTTGTTGACCATCCTGAACAGGTAACAGTAACAGAAGTACAGGGCGAACGTTCTTTAGTTCTTGAACTTAAAGTTGCACCGGAAGACATGGGCAAAGTTATCGGTAAGCAGGGCAGGATTGCAAAAGCAATCCGTACAGTTGTAAAAGCGGCTGCAATACATGAGGACAAGCACATAGTTGTTGAGATTGTGCAGTAA
- the murA gene encoding UDP-N-acetylglucosamine 1-carboxyvinyltransferase → MGQYIINGGRKLSGEVFINGSKNAALPILSAALINSGENIIHNCPDITDVSLTLEILKDLGCEISREGKTVIVNSKNAEYCGICQDTAGKMRSSILFMGVMLGKWGRSEICRPGGCSIGRRPIDIHLDAMKELGAKIEENDDSICCTAETLTGTSIYLPVASVGATENIMLAAVFAKGRTVIHNAAREPEVVALQDYLKSIGVQVKGAGGQVIFIEGCSKFNDGEYSVIPDRIEAGTFMAAAAMTKGKIFLKNTNWLHMCKTVEIFSNCGCEIKAEKGGIYFKSPRKIKPASVIRTGVYPNFPTDMQPIVMSMLTIAKGTSIIIETMFENRFNHVSELNKMGAKITAQNRVAIVEGVRKLNGASVSATDLRAGAALIAAALGAKGETVVQNSHFVERGYENIDGSLAALGADIKFSPEINV, encoded by the coding sequence ATGGGCCAATATATTATTAACGGCGGCAGGAAGCTAAGCGGCGAAGTATTTATTAACGGAAGCAAAAATGCGGCTCTCCCTATTTTAAGCGCGGCCTTAATAAACAGCGGAGAAAACATAATTCATAACTGCCCTGATATTACAGACGTGTCTTTGACTTTGGAAATTTTAAAAGATCTTGGATGCGAAATTAGCAGGGAAGGCAAAACTGTTATTGTTAATTCAAAAAATGCCGAATATTGCGGCATATGTCAAGATACGGCGGGAAAAATGCGTTCTTCAATACTTTTTATGGGAGTTATGCTTGGAAAATGGGGCAGAAGCGAAATTTGCAGGCCGGGAGGGTGTTCCATAGGCAGAAGGCCCATAGATATACATCTTGACGCTATGAAAGAACTTGGTGCGAAAATTGAAGAAAACGACGATTCTATTTGCTGTACAGCCGAAACACTTACAGGAACAAGTATTTATCTGCCTGTTGCAAGTGTCGGCGCCACGGAAAATATTATGCTTGCGGCCGTTTTTGCAAAGGGGCGCACTGTTATACACAATGCGGCCCGGGAACCGGAAGTAGTCGCTCTTCAGGATTATTTGAAATCTATTGGCGTTCAAGTTAAAGGGGCCGGAGGGCAAGTGATTTTTATTGAAGGATGCAGTAAATTTAATGACGGAGAATATTCGGTTATACCGGACAGAATCGAGGCCGGAACATTTATGGCGGCCGCTGCAATGACAAAAGGAAAAATTTTTTTAAAAAATACAAATTGGCTTCACATGTGTAAAACTGTAGAAATTTTTAGTAATTGTGGGTGTGAAATTAAGGCGGAAAAAGGCGGTATTTATTTTAAATCCCCGAGAAAGATAAAACCGGCGTCCGTTATACGGACCGGAGTCTATCCTAATTTCCCTACAGATATGCAGCCCATTGTAATGTCGATGTTGACAATAGCCAAAGGAACAAGTATTATAATTGAAACGATGTTCGAAAATCGGTTTAACCACGTTTCTGAACTCAATAAAATGGGCGCAAAAATAACGGCGCAAAACAGGGTAGCTATAGTTGAAGGAGTAAGGAAACTTAACGGGGCATCGGTTTCGGCAACGGATTTAAGGGCAGGGGCGGCATTAATTGCCGCGGCGCTCGGCGCGAAGGGAGAAACGGTGGTTCAAAACTCCCATTTCGTTGAAAGGGGTTATGAAAATATTGACGGGAGCCTTGCGGCGCTTGGAGCAGATATTAAATTTTCACCGGAGATTAACGTATGA
- the smc gene encoding chromosome segregation protein SMC, which translates to MYLKRLDLQGFKSFPDKIKLEFNKGITAIVGPNGSGKSNISDSIRWVLGEQKARSLRGDKMEDVIFTGTESRKPLGFAEVAITLDNSDGKIPLEYSEITVSRTVFRSGESKYMINGTQCRLKDVHELFMDTGIGREGYSIIGQGRIDEILSNKSEDRRRLFEEAAGIVKYRTRRLEAAGKLEKEHENLLRVNDIIGELETKTGPLAQQSETAKKYLRLKEELKKYEVNNFCIQAGRIEKSISEITEAKGIMFQNAASEKEAYENSKILYEKLKVSGKEVEAELEKTSESISVCLADEKSVEGEINLINEQIQYANENIKRIENENSQRIRKLEDSKNEEGILKARLTAISVNHAHILERLKTKEEEFGSLSGSLEKNEETAERFKTDIIEKIKDSTDIKSNIQRLETMLEQFTERKKRILDEKDFNSSRLNEINIKISALNKIISEEHGLKNRYESEIESIVSEKDKILNLLDYEAKEYQRQMMRLNECKSRFKVLSEMKNEHEGFFKSVKSILKLKGSDGFNGICGAFGELIGVEKKYETAIETAIGGAIQHIVTETEIDGKNAIEYLKRNNLGRATFLPLSVIKGRGIENGRDDLLRLDGVIGIASELVKFDKKYENVILNVLGRAVIAEDINSALNAAKKTGHKYKIVTLDGDILNPGGTMTGGSIAKKSSNIFSRSREIEEFRAQIENLEKKCGNILSEMENKKSEAEKLDAGYKEKTEKVQSINISCAAKSQELEQFKQSYTDRIQAAHSLDMESNALTEQIGSAQKDISEFEDRLSRLQNEIDEIDKYLREYQGAMQSDKIVRDEIYESITELKIEASSAEQEKKSALESLERILNMQKQINDEILNADKEKNNFVSNMGEKENRLKKVFETGEALKVRIESLENLRNGILEKINLIHDEIKENEEKKQNSFENINKLESRIFKLETKLEGLEEEKKRIYNTVWEEYEITYRQAQDMFDETIPANEISEAIKEIKSGIKALGNVNVNAIEEFREVKGRYDFLTAQRDDIINAEEKLKKIISELSQLMENQFKEQFKLISENFNSVFREMFGGGKAYLKMTDEENALESGIEIIAQPPGKNLQNMMLLSGGERALTAIAILFSILKMKPSPFCILDEIEAALDDANVKRFADYLKKFSCDTQFIVITHRKGTMESADVMYGITMQEHGVSKIVSVKFEDGKGD; encoded by the coding sequence ATGTATTTAAAGCGTCTTGACCTGCAGGGGTTTAAGTCTTTTCCGGATAAAATAAAGCTCGAATTCAATAAGGGAATAACAGCCATTGTAGGGCCTAACGGAAGCGGCAAAAGCAATATTTCGGATTCAATACGCTGGGTGCTCGGTGAGCAAAAGGCGCGCAGCCTCCGCGGTGATAAAATGGAGGACGTAATATTTACGGGAACTGAAAGCAGGAAACCTTTAGGATTTGCAGAAGTTGCAATTACGCTTGACAACAGCGACGGAAAAATACCGCTTGAATACAGCGAGATAACAGTCAGCCGCACTGTTTTCCGTTCTGGAGAAAGCAAGTATATGATTAACGGCACTCAGTGCCGCCTGAAAGACGTGCATGAACTGTTTATGGACACGGGTATTGGCCGTGAGGGATATTCAATTATAGGCCAAGGAAGGATCGACGAAATACTGAGCAATAAAAGCGAGGACAGAAGGAGGCTTTTTGAAGAAGCGGCCGGAATTGTCAAATATAGGACAAGAAGGCTTGAAGCGGCGGGAAAACTTGAAAAAGAACATGAAAACCTGTTGAGAGTTAATGACATTATAGGCGAACTTGAAACTAAGACAGGGCCGTTAGCGCAGCAAAGCGAAACTGCAAAAAAATATTTGCGGCTTAAAGAAGAATTAAAAAAATATGAAGTAAACAATTTCTGTATACAGGCTGGGAGAATTGAGAAAAGCATTTCGGAGATAACCGAAGCTAAAGGAATAATGTTTCAAAATGCCGCAAGTGAAAAAGAAGCCTACGAAAATTCCAAAATATTATACGAAAAGCTTAAAGTAAGCGGAAAAGAAGTCGAAGCCGAGCTTGAAAAAACATCCGAAAGCATTTCCGTATGTTTAGCGGATGAAAAAAGCGTCGAAGGCGAGATCAATTTAATAAACGAACAAATACAATATGCTAACGAAAATATTAAAAGGATAGAGAACGAAAATTCACAAAGAATACGGAAGCTCGAGGACAGCAAAAACGAAGAGGGAATACTTAAAGCAAGGCTTACGGCAATAAGTGTTAACCATGCGCATATTTTAGAGAGGCTTAAAACTAAAGAAGAGGAATTTGGCAGTTTGTCCGGCTCTCTTGAAAAAAACGAGGAGACGGCAGAGCGATTTAAAACTGATATAATTGAAAAAATAAAAGATTCCACGGATATAAAAAGCAATATCCAACGGCTTGAAACAATGCTTGAACAATTTACGGAACGCAAAAAGCGTATATTGGATGAAAAGGATTTTAACAGCAGCCGTTTAAATGAAATAAACATTAAAATATCGGCTTTAAATAAAATTATTTCAGAAGAACATGGCTTAAAGAATCGGTATGAAAGTGAAATCGAAAGTATTGTATCGGAAAAAGATAAAATTTTAAATTTGCTGGATTATGAAGCCAAGGAATATCAGCGCCAAATGATGCGGCTTAACGAATGTAAAAGCCGCTTTAAAGTTTTAAGTGAAATGAAAAATGAACACGAAGGATTTTTCAAAAGTGTGAAATCTATACTCAAACTTAAAGGAAGCGATGGATTTAATGGGATTTGCGGCGCTTTCGGGGAACTTATAGGAGTTGAAAAAAAGTATGAAACCGCCATTGAAACCGCTATTGGCGGCGCCATACAGCACATAGTTACAGAAACGGAAATCGACGGGAAAAATGCGATAGAATATCTTAAACGAAATAATCTCGGCAGGGCGACTTTCCTTCCTTTATCGGTTATTAAAGGCCGCGGTATTGAAAACGGCAGGGACGATCTGCTTAGATTGGACGGCGTAATCGGAATTGCAAGCGAACTTGTCAAATTTGATAAAAAATATGAGAATGTAATTTTAAATGTACTCGGAAGGGCTGTTATCGCCGAAGATATAAATTCCGCCCTTAATGCCGCAAAGAAAACGGGACATAAGTATAAAATTGTAACGTTAGACGGCGACATATTAAATCCCGGCGGAACAATGACGGGAGGCAGTATTGCCAAAAAAAGTTCAAATATTTTCAGCCGGAGCCGTGAAATTGAGGAATTTAGAGCCCAAATAGAAAATTTAGAAAAGAAGTGCGGTAATATACTGTCGGAAATGGAAAATAAAAAATCTGAAGCTGAAAAACTTGACGCCGGTTATAAGGAAAAAACTGAAAAAGTACAGAGTATTAATATTTCATGTGCGGCTAAATCACAGGAACTTGAGCAGTTTAAGCAGTCTTATACGGACCGTATACAGGCGGCGCACAGTCTTGACATGGAAAGCAACGCGCTGACGGAACAGATTGGATCTGCACAGAAAGATATATCTGAATTTGAAGACAGGCTTTCTAGACTTCAAAATGAAATAGACGAAATAGATAAATATCTCCGGGAATATCAGGGAGCGATGCAAAGCGATAAAATTGTCAGGGATGAAATATACGAAAGTATAACCGAACTTAAAATTGAAGCGTCGTCGGCAGAGCAGGAGAAAAAATCAGCGCTTGAAAGTTTGGAACGTATCCTCAATATGCAAAAGCAAATAAACGATGAGATTTTAAATGCGGACAAAGAGAAAAATAATTTTGTTTCAAACATGGGAGAAAAAGAAAATCGGCTTAAAAAAGTTTTTGAAACGGGCGAAGCCTTAAAGGTAAGGATTGAAAGCCTTGAAAATCTCAGAAATGGAATTTTGGAAAAAATAAATTTAATCCATGATGAAATAAAAGAAAACGAGGAAAAGAAGCAGAATTCTTTTGAAAATATAAATAAGCTTGAAAGCCGTATATTTAAACTTGAAACAAAACTTGAAGGCTTGGAGGAAGAAAAAAAACGAATATATAATACCGTGTGGGAAGAATATGAAATTACATATCGGCAGGCGCAGGACATGTTTGACGAAACAATACCTGCCAATGAAATATCAGAAGCTATAAAAGAGATTAAATCCGGTATAAAAGCCCTAGGCAATGTAAATGTCAACGCCATTGAAGAATTTAGGGAAGTTAAAGGCAGGTATGATTTTTTGACTGCCCAACGCGACGACATAATTAACGCCGAAGAAAAGCTTAAGAAAATAATATCCGAACTTTCGCAGCTTATGGAAAATCAGTTTAAGGAACAATTTAAATTGATTTCAGAGAATTTTAACAGCGTTTTCAGGGAGATGTTCGGCGGCGGAAAAGCATACCTTAAAATGACCGACGAAGAAAATGCCCTTGAAAGCGGAATTGAAATTATAGCCCAGCCGCCGGGCAAGAACCTGCAGAATATGATGCTGCTTTCAGGCGGAGAGAGGGCGCTTACGGCAATAGCAATTTTATTTTCAATACTTAAAATGAAACCGTCGCCTTTTTGTATACTTGATGAAATAGAGGCGGCCCTAGACGATGCAAATGTTAAGAGGTTTGCGGATTATCTTAAAAAATTTTCCTGTGACACTCAGTTTATTGTAATAACACACAGGAAGGGAACAATGGAATCCGCCGACGTTATGTACGGCATAACAATGCAGGAACATGGAGTTTCTAAAATTGTTTCTGTAAAATTTGAAGACGGGAAAGGAGATTAA
- the trmD gene encoding tRNA (guanosine(37)-N1)-methyltransferase TrmD, protein MNFYVLTLFPEMVERGLSHSILGRAQKEGIINIKAVDIRDFALNKQKHVDDYPYGGGCGMVMQAQPIYDSFKSLDIKNGTRVIYMTPQGKPFTQKTAHELSNEEELVILCGHYEGVDERIIEEIVTDEISIGDFVLTGGEIAAMAVIDAVSRLKEGVLGKAESFMDESFCQNTLEYPQYTRPYEFLGRKVPDILLSGHHGNIEKWRREQSLIRTYEKRPDLYETLELSKKEKDFMEKYLTNKSESR, encoded by the coding sequence ATGAATTTTTATGTACTTACGCTTTTTCCGGAAATGGTTGAAAGAGGTCTTTCCCACAGCATATTGGGGCGGGCGCAGAAAGAAGGAATTATTAATATAAAGGCTGTTGATATAAGGGATTTCGCTTTAAATAAACAAAAGCATGTGGATGATTACCCTTATGGCGGAGGATGCGGCATGGTTATGCAGGCACAGCCGATTTACGACTCTTTTAAAAGTCTGGATATAAAAAACGGGACAAGAGTTATATATATGACGCCGCAGGGCAAACCGTTCACGCAAAAAACTGCACATGAACTTTCAAATGAAGAAGAACTTGTCATATTATGCGGCCATTATGAAGGCGTTGACGAACGTATAATCGAAGAAATTGTAACCGACGAAATTTCGATAGGGGATTTTGTTTTGACCGGAGGGGAAATTGCCGCTATGGCGGTTATAGACGCAGTTTCCAGGTTAAAGGAGGGTGTTTTGGGTAAAGCGGAAAGTTTTATGGACGAGAGCTTTTGCCAAAATACATTGGAATATCCTCAGTATACAAGGCCTTATGAATTTTTAGGGAGAAAGGTGCCGGACATACTTTTAAGCGGCCACCATGGCAACATAGAAAAGTGGCGCAGAGAACAATCGCTTATTAGGACATATGAAAAACGGCCCGATTTATATGAAACTTTGGAACTTTCAAAAAAGGAAAAAGATTTTATGGAAAAATATTTAACGAATAAATCGGAAAGCCGTTGA
- the rimM gene encoding ribosome maturation factor RimM (Essential for efficient processing of 16S rRNA), whose amino-acid sequence MGYFEIGKITGTHGIKGTFRVFPTTEDPLRFQALKEVIIDSNGRKETFKIKKVGFQKNMVLLTVEGIEDINTAEKYKTASILITEENAIPLEENEYYTRDLYDMNVVSDEGEELGIITDILKTGANDVYVVGCDGKKDLLLPAIKDCILNVDIKGRKMTVRLLEGLR is encoded by the coding sequence ATGGGATATTTTGAAATTGGAAAAATTACCGGGACACATGGCATTAAAGGAACGTTCAGGGTCTTTCCGACAACGGAAGATCCGTTGCGGTTTCAGGCTTTAAAAGAAGTTATTATAGATTCTAATGGCAGGAAAGAAACTTTTAAAATTAAAAAAGTAGGATTTCAGAAAAATATGGTGCTTCTGACTGTTGAAGGCATAGAGGATATTAATACGGCGGAGAAGTATAAAACAGCTTCGATATTGATTACAGAAGAAAATGCTATCCCTTTGGAAGAAAACGAATATTATACAAGGGATTTATATGATATGAATGTTGTAAGCGACGAAGGGGAAGAACTCGGCATTATAACCGACATATTGAAAACAGGGGCAAACGACGTATATGTTGTAGGCTGTGACGGAAAAAAAGATTTACTTTTGCCGGCAATAAAAGATTGTATATTAAATGTCGACATTAAAGGCAGAAAGATGACGGTCAGGCTGTTAGAGGGGCTGAGATAA
- a CDS encoding GNAT family N-acetyltransferase, with protein sequence MIIRKYQPSDCKELTELFYNTVHNVNAKDYTKEQLNVWATGQVDLEKWNESLQEHFSVVAVDNEIIVGFGDIDKTGYLDRLFIHADYQGKGVATAICNQLEQAVKGDIATHASITAKPFFEKRGYKIVKEQQVERQGIFLTNYVMIKER encoded by the coding sequence ATGATTATAAGAAAATATCAGCCGTCAGATTGCAAAGAATTGACAGAGCTGTTTTATAATACAGTTCACAATGTTAATGCAAAAGATTATACAAAAGAACAGTTAAATGTATGGGCGACAGGGCAAGTAGATTTAGAAAAGTGGAATGAGTCGCTTCAAGAACATTTCAGTGTTGTTGCGGTTGATAATGAAATCATTGTAGGCTTTGGGGACATAGATAAAACAGGCTATCTTGACCGTCTATTTATTCACGCTGATTATCAAGGAAAAGGCGTTGCAACTGCTATTTGTAATCAACTGGAGCAAGCGGTTAAAGGAGATATTGCTACTCACGCTTCTATTACTGCAAAGCCTTTTTTTGAAAAAAGAGGTTATAAGATTGTAAAGGAACAACAGGTAGAACGGCAAGGAATTTTTCTTACAAATTATGTGATGATAAAGGAACGATAA